In Sulfitobacter sp. OXR-159, one DNA window encodes the following:
- a CDS encoding CHASE domain-containing protein, which translates to MRRPEFILFLGCLAITFGVFLYSNRSNDLATERAFDRIAEESLQSLDARMHTYLQSLNGIAAFMNASDEVTASDFAHYVDTLEIDTFLPGINGIGFVAPVARGTEEAFIEEVTALGIEDFRIHPNTGNAEKMVIQYIYPQGPNAEAVGLDISFNEDRRRAALRARETREPQLTPRILLVQDKSRQPGFLLLRPVYAAGNRPAQDTAGFIGWVYAPFVGANLLNALTPAQGEAYEIKVFDGLTTAPENRIFDSTPEGVESGHHSITQTIERFGRPWTVVHVSTISFDSATHSAVPEILLISGILLAILFFVAFRSLRQRSAALGELAVLRERQIDAHDEENRAVIENAVTPIFLLDGEDRVLFANQAALVCFGYGHEALKGMDFRNLVTDLIEDHDHEQVNAAGKTCFGQDLKLDLQRNSWTTYTGERRVTAIVRDLTSELAVQDELAKNKALYDLALEGAQIGVFDIDLRTGKSEVSDTWRRILGMADFERLTDPQAEFLKRVHTEDLPLLNQTDQACISGQQQRSVTEYRLKIGTGEWRWMRSDAVVTERDENGTALRMVGTQTDVTDIVHARNALETSERRFRQVLAAAPVGMAILGEGGVFNSVNSALCTLCGYSEEELLSNTKLGDLMPEGDLQKLYGEVRGLVDSRSSQNYQAEYRITHKLGYERWGLFNVSWTFDKNTRGHVFIVQINDITDQKKLEQIKSEFVSTVSHELRTPLTSIKGALGLIDTTDNSRFLPAHIRLIDIARSNADRLSHIVNDILDLEKISSGEVQFDFHDVDLNKVISDSVNEMSPFAITHNNILGVQLPDKPLTVRVDESRTRQVLANLISNACKYSDAESEVQIRAERLGDRAIVFIQNTGPGVPENFRPRIFQAFSQADGSDTRAKGGTGLGLNITRQIIKRQGGTIGFESIPKGVTVFWFTCPIAEAETVQSPAAPDAEVGERDTKLRVLHIEDDIDFAEVIRTGLDSVAEVTNVTNLAQAQKLIGQEELDVVILDWSLPDGDARSLLEDIIRLHPEAKIISLSADNNREPDPRVGINLVKSRSGISSVVNSITGTTARAS; encoded by the coding sequence GTGCGGCGACCCGAATTTATACTGTTTCTCGGATGTCTCGCCATCACCTTTGGGGTGTTTCTCTACAGCAATCGCAGCAATGATCTCGCCACCGAACGGGCCTTTGACCGGATCGCCGAGGAAAGCCTGCAAAGCCTCGACGCGAGGATGCACACCTATTTGCAGAGCCTCAACGGCATCGCCGCCTTCATGAACGCCTCTGACGAAGTGACCGCCAGCGATTTCGCGCATTACGTCGATACGCTGGAGATCGACACCTTCCTGCCCGGCATCAACGGCATCGGCTTTGTCGCCCCGGTCGCCCGAGGGACCGAAGAGGCTTTCATCGAAGAGGTAACCGCCCTCGGGATAGAAGATTTCCGGATCCACCCCAACACCGGCAACGCCGAGAAGATGGTGATCCAATATATCTACCCCCAAGGGCCGAATGCAGAGGCCGTGGGCCTTGATATCAGCTTTAACGAGGACCGCCGCCGCGCCGCCCTGCGGGCCCGCGAGACCAGAGAGCCGCAACTGACACCGCGCATTCTGCTGGTGCAGGACAAATCCCGTCAGCCCGGTTTTCTGTTGCTGCGTCCAGTCTATGCCGCCGGCAACCGTCCGGCGCAGGATACGGCAGGCTTTATCGGTTGGGTCTATGCGCCCTTTGTCGGTGCAAACCTGCTGAACGCGCTGACCCCGGCTCAGGGGGAGGCCTATGAAATCAAAGTCTTCGATGGGCTGACCACCGCCCCGGAGAACCGGATTTTCGACAGCACGCCCGAAGGTGTCGAAAGCGGGCATCACAGCATTACCCAAACGATCGAACGCTTTGGCCGCCCTTGGACTGTGGTCCATGTCAGCACGATCAGTTTCGACAGCGCCACGCACAGTGCCGTGCCGGAGATCCTGTTGATTTCCGGCATATTGCTGGCGATCCTTTTCTTCGTCGCCTTCCGCAGCCTGCGCCAGCGCAGCGCGGCCCTGGGCGAGCTTGCCGTGCTGCGCGAACGTCAGATCGACGCCCATGACGAGGAAAACCGCGCCGTCATCGAGAACGCTGTGACGCCTATTTTCTTGCTCGACGGCGAGGACCGCGTGCTTTTCGCCAACCAAGCGGCACTGGTCTGCTTTGGCTATGGGCATGAAGCGCTCAAGGGGATGGATTTCCGCAATCTCGTCACCGACTTGATCGAAGACCATGACCACGAGCAGGTCAACGCGGCAGGCAAGACCTGCTTTGGCCAAGACTTGAAGCTTGATCTACAACGCAACAGTTGGACCACCTACACCGGCGAGCGGCGCGTGACGGCAATCGTGCGCGATCTGACCTCGGAACTTGCGGTGCAGGATGAACTGGCGAAGAACAAAGCGCTCTATGACCTCGCCCTCGAAGGCGCGCAGATCGGCGTTTTCGACATCGACCTGCGTACCGGGAAATCCGAGGTGTCCGACACATGGCGGCGCATTCTGGGGATGGCCGATTTCGAGCGGTTGACCGATCCGCAGGCCGAATTCCTCAAACGTGTCCATACCGAAGACCTGCCGCTGCTGAACCAGACCGATCAGGCCTGCATCTCGGGGCAGCAACAACGTTCCGTCACCGAATACCGGCTCAAGATTGGCACCGGGGAATGGCGCTGGATGCGCTCGGACGCGGTGGTGACCGAACGCGATGAAAACGGCACTGCCTTGCGGATGGTCGGCACCCAGACCGATGTGACCGACATCGTCCATGCCCGCAACGCGCTTGAAACCAGCGAGCGGCGGTTTCGGCAGGTGCTGGCAGCGGCCCCCGTGGGCATGGCGATCCTGGGCGAAGGGGGCGTGTTCAACAGCGTCAACAGCGCGCTTTGCACGCTCTGCGGCTATAGCGAAGAAGAACTGCTGTCGAATACCAAACTGGGCGATCTGATGCCCGAAGGCGATTTGCAAAAGCTCTATGGTGAGGTTCGCGGGCTCGTCGATTCGCGCAGTTCACAAAACTATCAGGCCGAATACCGCATTACTCACAAGCTGGGCTATGAACGCTGGGGCCTGTTCAACGTCTCGTGGACCTTTGACAAGAACACGCGCGGCCATGTCTTTATCGTTCAGATCAACGACATCACCGACCAAAAGAAGCTTGAGCAGATCAAGAGCGAATTCGTCTCGACGGTCAGCCATGAGCTGCGCACGCCGCTGACCTCGATCAAAGGGGCCTTGGGTCTGATCGACACCACGGACAACAGCCGCTTCCTCCCGGCGCATATCCGGCTGATCGACATCGCGCGCAGCAATGCCGACCGGCTGTCGCATATCGTGAACGATATTCTGGACCTCGAAAAGATTTCGTCGGGCGAGGTGCAGTTCGATTTCCACGATGTTGATCTGAACAAGGTGATCAGCGACTCGGTCAACGAAATGTCGCCCTTCGCGATCACTCATAACAACATTCTGGGCGTGCAACTGCCCGACAAACCGCTGACGGTTCGGGTGGATGAAAGCCGCACGCGGCAGGTCTTGGCCAATCTTATCTCAAACGCCTGCAAATATTCCGATGCCGAGAGTGAGGTGCAAATTCGCGCCGAGCGGCTGGGGGACCGGGCGATTGTCTTTATCCAGAACACCGGCCCCGGCGTGCCGGAAAACTTCCGCCCGCGCATCTTTCAGGCGTTCTCTCAGGCCGATGGGTCCGACACCCGTGCCAAGGGCGGCACCGGGCTGGGGCTGAACATCACCCGGCAGATCATCAAACGTCAGGGCGGTACCATCGGATTCGAAAGCATCCCGAAAGGCGTCACCGTCTTTTGGTTCACCTGCCCCATCGCCGAGGCCGAAACCGTGCAATCGCCCGCCGCCCCCGACGCGGAAGTCGGGGAGCGGGACACGAAGCTGCGCGTGCTGCATATCGAAGACGATATAGACTTTGCAGAGGTGATCCGCACCGGTTTGGACAGCGTGGCAGAGGTGACCAATGTCACCAACCTCGCCCAAGCGCAGAAGTTGATCGGCCAAGAAGAGCTTGATGTGGTGATCCTTGATTGGTCCCTGCCTGACGGCGATGCCCGCTCTTTGTTGGAGGATATCATCCGTCTGCACCCAGAGGCCAAGATCATCAGCCTATCCGCCGACAACAACCGAGAGCCCGATCCCCGCGTCGGGATCAACCTTGTCAAATCACGGAGCGGGATCAGCTCGGTGGTCAACTCAATTACGGGAACAACCGCACGCGCATCTTAA
- a CDS encoding response regulator: MIKLLHVEDDADIREIALMALELSGDFDVVQCETGEAALNQVQSYTPDVILLDMMMPGMTGRQTLEKMREMDSLRDVPAIFMTARAQHNEIEELRDLGAADVISKPFDPIALADQVKAAMRAN, from the coding sequence ATGATCAAACTGCTGCACGTCGAGGATGACGCCGATATTCGTGAAATCGCGCTGATGGCGCTTGAGCTAAGCGGCGATTTCGACGTCGTCCAATGCGAGACCGGGGAAGCGGCGCTGAATCAGGTTCAGTCCTATACGCCCGATGTGATCCTGCTCGATATGATGATGCCCGGCATGACCGGTCGCCAGACCCTTGAGAAGATGCGCGAAATGGATAGCCTGCGTGACGTTCCGGCGATCTTCATGACCGCCCGCGCCCAGCATAACGAGATCGAAGAGCTGCGCGATTTAGGGGCCGCTGACGTGATCAGCAAACCCTTCGACCCCATCGCTCTCGCGGATCAGGTCAAGGCGGCGATGCGGGCCAACTAG
- a CDS encoding GMC family oxidoreductase: protein MNDETQLEGHYDYIIVGAGTAGCVLANRLSADPANNVLLLEAGGDDNYHWVKVPVGYLYCIGNPRTDWMMKTAPEPGLNGRSLTYPRGKVLGGCSSINGMIYMRGQAADYDHWRQLGNTGWSWDDVLPYFLKSEDHHAGGNDMHSAGGEWKVSKQRLRWDILEAVQDGAREFGIEPRADFNDGDNEGSGFFEVNQHGGVRWNTARGFLRPAMQRPNLRVMTHAHTNGLILEGKRVTGVRFTHEGRALRAVAEGEVLLSAGAINSPKILELSGIGQSELLSGMGITTLHELPGVGENLQDHLQIRTVYKVQNTKTLNTMTHSLWGKGRMGLEYLMRRSGPLAMAPSQFGMFTKSDPALETPDLEYHVQPLSTDKLGDPLHPFPAITVSVCNLRPESIGSCHLTSRDSAVQPDIRLNYLSAESDKRVAVAAMKQARHIMTAKALHPYQPEEILPGPAVQSDEDLLDKARDIATTIFHPVGTCKMGSDPMAVVDADLRVHGLQGLRVVDASIMPKIVSGNTASPTVMIAEKAADAILAGR from the coding sequence ATGAATGACGAGACGCAGCTAGAGGGTCACTATGACTATATCATCGTCGGCGCGGGCACCGCGGGCTGTGTTTTGGCCAACCGTCTCAGCGCTGATCCAGCCAATAACGTCCTGCTGCTTGAGGCCGGGGGGGATGACAACTACCACTGGGTGAAGGTGCCGGTGGGGTATCTCTATTGCATCGGCAATCCGCGCACCGATTGGATGATGAAAACCGCGCCCGAGCCGGGGTTGAACGGGCGCTCTTTGACCTATCCACGCGGCAAGGTGCTGGGCGGCTGTAGCTCCATCAACGGCATGATTTACATGCGTGGGCAGGCGGCGGACTATGACCATTGGCGGCAACTTGGCAACACCGGGTGGAGTTGGGACGATGTGCTGCCCTATTTCCTCAAGTCCGAAGATCACCACGCGGGCGGCAATGACATGCACAGCGCCGGTGGTGAATGGAAGGTCAGCAAACAGCGCCTGCGGTGGGACATTCTGGAGGCCGTGCAGGACGGCGCGCGGGAGTTCGGGATCGAACCGCGTGCCGATTTCAACGATGGCGACAACGAAGGCTCGGGCTTTTTCGAGGTGAACCAACATGGCGGCGTGCGCTGGAACACGGCGCGTGGTTTCTTGCGCCCCGCGATGCAGCGGCCCAACCTGCGGGTGATGACCCATGCCCATACCAATGGGCTGATCCTAGAGGGCAAACGCGTGACCGGCGTGCGCTTTACCCACGAAGGCCGCGCCCTGAGGGCCGTGGCCGAGGGCGAAGTGCTGTTGTCGGCGGGGGCAATCAACTCACCCAAGATCCTCGAACTCTCGGGCATTGGACAAAGCGAGCTTTTGAGTGGCATGGGCATCACCACGCTGCATGAACTGCCCGGCGTGGGGGAAAACCTTCAGGACCATTTGCAGATCCGCACCGTCTATAAAGTTCAAAACACCAAGACGCTCAACACGATGACCCATTCGCTTTGGGGGAAGGGGCGCATGGGGCTGGAATATCTCATGCGGCGCAGCGGCCCATTGGCGATGGCGCCTAGCCAGTTCGGCATGTTCACCAAGTCCGATCCGGCACTTGAGACGCCCGATCTGGAATATCACGTGCAGCCCCTGTCGACGGATAAGCTGGGCGACCCGCTGCACCCGTTCCCGGCGATTACCGTTTCGGTCTGCAACCTGCGGCCCGAGAGTATCGGCTCTTGCCATCTGACCAGCCGCGACAGTGCGGTTCAGCCCGACATACGCCTGAACTATCTTTCCGCCGAGAGCGACAAGCGCGTCGCGGTCGCGGCCATGAAACAGGCGCGGCACATCATGACAGCCAAGGCGCTGCACCCCTATCAGCCCGAGGAAATTCTGCCCGGCCCGGCTGTGCAGAGCGACGAAGACCTGCTCGACAAGGCGCGCGATATTGCCACGACGATTTTCCACCCCGTTGGCACTTGCAAGATGGGCAGTGATCCGATGGCGGTGGTCGATGCCGATCTGCGGGTGCACGGGCTACAGGGGCTCAGAGTGGTGGATGCCTCGATCATGCCCAAGATCGTCTCGGGCAACACGGCTTCGCCGACGGTGATGATCGCCGAAAAGGCCGCTGACGCCATTCTGGCGGGGCGGTAG
- a CDS encoding aspartate aminotransferase family protein, producing MLKNDMLEQWDRENFFHPSTHLAQHARGESPTRVIKTAKGSHITDRDGNQMLDAFAGLYCVNVGYGRTEIAEAIAEQAHELAYYHSYVGHGTEASITLSKMILDRAPEGMSKVYFGLGGSDANETNVKLIWYYNNILGRPEKKKIISRWRGYHGSGLVTGSLTGLELFHKKFDLPLAQVVHTDAPYYYRRPDANMSEAEFTAHLVGELEALIEREGPDTIAAFIGEPVLGTGGIVPPPEGYWAAVQEVLNKHDILLVADEVVTGFGRLGSMFGSDHYGMKPDLITIAKGLTSAYAPLSGSIVGDKMWKVLEQGTDENGPIGHGWTYSAHPIGAAAGIANLKLIDDLKLIENASDVGGYLNAQMKAALGDHPKVGDIRGEGMLCAVELVEDRDGRTQFDPARKVVPTIVGDMLKAGVIARAMPQGDIIGFAPPFCLTREEADKVVGATAEAIKASLG from the coding sequence ATGCTGAAGAACGATATGCTCGAACAATGGGACCGTGAAAATTTCTTTCACCCCTCCACCCATCTGGCGCAGCACGCGCGCGGCGAAAGCCCGACACGGGTGATCAAGACCGCCAAAGGCAGCCATATCACGGACCGCGACGGCAACCAGATGCTCGACGCTTTTGCCGGTCTCTACTGCGTGAACGTGGGCTACGGCCGGACCGAGATCGCCGAGGCGATTGCCGAGCAGGCGCATGAACTGGCCTATTACCACTCCTACGTCGGCCATGGCACCGAGGCGAGCATCACCCTGTCCAAGATGATCCTCGACCGCGCGCCGGAGGGGATGAGCAAGGTTTATTTCGGCCTTGGCGGGTCGGACGCGAATGAGACGAACGTCAAGCTGATCTGGTATTACAACAACATCCTTGGCCGTCCTGAGAAGAAGAAGATCATCTCGCGCTGGCGCGGCTATCACGGCTCGGGTCTGGTGACGGGCTCGCTGACTGGGCTGGAGCTGTTCCACAAGAAATTCGACCTGCCGCTGGCGCAGGTGGTGCACACCGATGCGCCCTATTACTACCGCCGCCCCGACGCCAACATGAGCGAAGCAGAGTTCACCGCGCATCTGGTGGGCGAATTGGAAGCGCTGATCGAACGCGAGGGCCCCGACACCATCGCAGCCTTCATCGGTGAGCCGGTTCTGGGCACCGGGGGCATCGTGCCGCCGCCCGAAGGCTATTGGGCTGCCGTGCAGGAAGTGCTGAACAAACACGACATCCTGCTGGTCGCGGATGAGGTTGTCACCGGCTTTGGCCGTCTGGGCAGCATGTTCGGCTCGGATCACTACGGCATGAAGCCGGACCTGATCACCATCGCCAAGGGTCTGACCTCAGCCTATGCACCGCTGTCGGGCTCTATCGTCGGCGACAAAATGTGGAAAGTGCTGGAGCAGGGCACCGATGAAAACGGCCCCATCGGCCACGGCTGGACCTATTCGGCCCACCCCATCGGCGCGGCTGCGGGGATCGCGAACCTCAAGCTGATCGACGATCTGAAACTGATCGAGAATGCCTCGGACGTGGGCGGTTATCTTAATGCGCAGATGAAGGCGGCGTTGGGGGATCACCCCAAAGTGGGCGATATTCGCGGCGAAGGGATGCTCTGCGCCGTGGAATTGGTCGAAGACCGCGATGGCCGCACGCAGTTTGATCCGGCGCGCAAAGTGGTGCCGACCATCGTCGGCGATATGCTCAAGGCCGGGGTCATTGCCCGCGCCATGCCCCAAGGCGACATCATCGGCTTTGCGCCGCCCTTCTGCCTGACCCGCGAAGAAGCGGATAAGGTCGTGGGCGCCACCGCCGAGGCGATCAAGGCAAGCTTGGGCTAA
- a CDS encoding response regulator gives MKILAVDDDPIILELLGQFVEIIGAHELTTAPSALHAIDMLGDPNLGPIDCFMLDIQMPGMDGIELAQHIRNSARHADTPILMLTAMSDKRYIDAAFAAGATDYVTKPFEIAELKSRIGLVEGMVKERQQRTKKIFAAKTIADQATHMELFEPVPIYDVDNVIDYTAMENYVAQLSRSALFGSTAFAFTIREVDAFHATMTSFEFYSLVSDVAEILSDTLVDHQVLMSYAGNGTFVCVTESGWRPNMGGLMDAVNLELSQTELFDNNGERVHPRVSAGEAVRLIWKSGNSVMDALAQAHASAEAASEAHTKSLNDFWQNDQQA, from the coding sequence ATGAAAATTCTGGCGGTGGATGACGACCCGATTATCCTCGAATTGCTCGGGCAATTTGTAGAGATTATCGGTGCGCATGAACTGACGACCGCCCCATCGGCTCTGCATGCGATTGATATGTTAGGCGATCCGAACCTAGGGCCGATTGATTGCTTCATGCTTGATATTCAGATGCCGGGCATGGACGGGATCGAACTGGCGCAGCACATTCGCAACTCGGCGCGCCATGCCGATACGCCAATTTTGATGCTCACCGCGATGTCCGACAAACGCTATATCGACGCGGCCTTTGCCGCCGGGGCAACCGACTATGTGACCAAGCCTTTTGAGATTGCCGAGCTGAAATCTCGCATCGGGCTGGTCGAAGGCATGGTGAAAGAGCGTCAGCAGCGGACCAAGAAGATTTTCGCCGCCAAGACCATCGCCGATCAGGCCACCCATATGGAGTTGTTCGAGCCGGTCCCGATCTATGACGTGGACAATGTGATCGACTACACCGCGATGGAAAACTACGTCGCACAGCTGTCGCGCAGCGCGCTTTTCGGCTCCACCGCCTTTGCCTTTACCATCCGCGAGGTTGACGCCTTCCACGCGACGATGACCTCTTTCGAGTTCTATAGCCTTGTGTCCGATGTGGCCGAGATCCTGTCTGATACGCTTGTCGACCATCAGGTGCTCATGTCCTACGCGGGCAATGGCACTTTCGTGTGCGTTACGGAAAGCGGTTGGCGTCCGAATATGGGCGGTTTGATGGATGCGGTTAACTTGGAGTTGTCTCAAACCGAATTGTTCGACAATAATGGCGAACGTGTTCACCCGCGTGTCAGCGCGGGGGAGGCCGTGCGGCTGATCTGGAAGAGCGGCAATTCCGTCATGGATGCGCTGGCGCAGGCTCATGCAAGCGCAGAAGCCGCCAGTGAGGCACATACGAAATCGCTCAATGACTTTTGGCAGAATGATCAACAGGCATGA
- a CDS encoding Hpt domain-containing protein, translating into MTKMLAELPGIERIRKRFVEMLDERQTLIATHGLAAWDGTTVDEIKGNLASAQAILHQIAGSAGSLGFEELGRLARQCETQIVEHLAGPRAERADCPIEIISELDGFVAHCRQQIDAQA; encoded by the coding sequence ATGACTAAAATGTTAGCTGAACTTCCCGGCATAGAGCGCATTCGCAAGCGCTTTGTCGAAATGCTGGACGAGCGCCAGACGCTGATCGCAACCCATGGCTTGGCCGCTTGGGACGGGACGACCGTGGATGAGATCAAAGGCAATCTGGCCAGCGCGCAGGCCATTCTGCACCAGATCGCAGGCAGCGCCGGGTCGCTCGGCTTTGAAGAGCTTGGCCGGCTGGCGCGTCAGTGCGAAACCCAAATCGTCGAGCATCTCGCCGGACCTCGCGCTGAACGCGCGGATTGCCCGATCGAGATCATCTCGGAACTGGATGGTTTCGTCGCGCATTGCAGGCAGCAGATCGACGCCCAAGCCTAA
- a CDS encoding PAS domain-containing sensor histidine kinase — MSSKPFTKRTAATFFLGTAISGSWYTATSALFAGQTGEVIPVVGAIILAGLTPFAANALRSSPERGADRSDMEQRLRAFDSHAIVNIVDTGGMLEQVNDRFIELTGYTRDQLIGQPVSMLYQDEFRELLAEIRATLMAGKTWQGETPLRCADGRVIQTQCTVMPLFDNKGAWSGSISARTDVTHAKELLAERDTAETLYELRDDIWIVDAETERFSYMNRVAMSRSGWCTDTYTEQTLETLAEKSDNPALLEACRDLKKSGKAMTQFDTQLFGNHFQVTIKLLPTGGAAGRFLVMLHDVSDIISEERMKSEFISMVSHELRSPLTSIKGSMGLLLSRAAGELPSKARALLEISHRNADRLVLIINDILDLEKIANGRLEFNLEEVDIAELLHETSAANASLEQRHGVRIQVEGTDDLNKVTTDPNRVIQVLTNFLSNASKFSKPGERVTIRAEENENELRISVADRGPGIPASEQHKVFQRFADLSNSNRADNGGTGLGLSVCKAIVENLGGKIGFDSREGFGTTFYFTLPKKNSQVAAEEPAALLREAS; from the coding sequence GTGTCTTCAAAGCCATTTACCAAGCGTACCGCCGCCACATTTTTTCTGGGCACTGCCATTTCCGGCAGTTGGTACACCGCAACATCCGCACTTTTCGCGGGTCAAACGGGGGAGGTTATCCCCGTCGTCGGCGCGATCATTCTGGCGGGGCTAACACCCTTCGCCGCGAACGCGCTCAGATCAAGCCCAGAGAGGGGTGCTGATCGTTCCGATATGGAACAAAGGCTTAGGGCATTTGATAGCCACGCCATTGTGAATATCGTCGATACCGGCGGAATGCTGGAACAGGTTAATGATCGGTTCATCGAACTGACGGGCTATACCCGCGATCAATTGATCGGCCAGCCTGTGTCGATGCTGTACCAAGATGAGTTTCGCGAACTTCTGGCGGAGATACGCGCCACCCTGATGGCCGGCAAAACATGGCAGGGAGAGACCCCGCTGCGCTGCGCCGATGGTCGGGTGATACAGACGCAATGCACCGTGATGCCCCTTTTCGACAACAAAGGGGCATGGTCCGGGTCGATCTCAGCCCGTACCGATGTGACCCACGCCAAGGAACTTCTGGCCGAACGCGACACAGCGGAAACGCTCTATGAACTGCGCGATGACATTTGGATCGTCGATGCCGAGACCGAGCGTTTCAGCTATATGAACCGCGTCGCCATGAGCCGAAGCGGCTGGTGTACCGACACCTATACCGAGCAAACGCTCGAAACCTTGGCAGAGAAAAGCGACAATCCAGCCCTTCTTGAGGCCTGCCGAGATCTGAAAAAGTCGGGCAAGGCGATGACGCAGTTCGACACGCAACTGTTTGGCAATCATTTCCAAGTCACCATCAAACTTCTGCCCACCGGCGGCGCGGCAGGGCGGTTCCTGGTCATGTTGCACGACGTTTCAGATATCATCAGCGAAGAGCGGATGAAATCGGAATTCATCTCAATGGTCAGCCATGAACTGCGCTCGCCCCTGACCTCGATCAAAGGCTCTATGGGGCTGCTTTTGTCGCGGGCGGCGGGTGAATTGCCGAGCAAAGCGCGGGCGTTGCTAGAAATCTCCCACCGCAATGCCGACCGGCTTGTGCTGATCATCAATGACATCCTCGATCTGGAAAAGATCGCGAACGGGCGGCTGGAGTTCAACCTTGAAGAGGTTGATATCGCAGAACTTCTGCATGAGACCAGCGCCGCGAACGCCTCGCTTGAGCAGCGCCACGGCGTGCGCATTCAGGTAGAAGGCACGGATGACCTGAACAAAGTGACCACAGATCCGAACCGGGTCATTCAGGTGCTGACGAACTTCTTATCCAATGCGTCCAAATTCTCCAAACCCGGAGAGCGCGTTACCATTCGCGCCGAAGAGAATGAGAACGAATTGCGCATCTCTGTGGCGGACCGCGGCCCGGGTATCCCGGCCTCTGAGCAGCACAAGGTGTTCCAGCGGTTTGCCGATCTGTCCAACTCCAACCGGGCCGACAATGGCGGCACCGGGCTGGGCCTCAGCGTCTGCAAAGCCATCGTCGAGAATCTTGGCGGTAAAATAGGTTTTGACAGCCGCGAGGGATTTGGTACGACATTTTACTTTACCCTGCCGAAGAAAAATTCTCAGGTAGCGGCAGAGGAACCGGCTGCGTTGCTGCGCGAAGCCTCCTAG